A stretch of Paenibacillus mucilaginosus 3016 DNA encodes these proteins:
- a CDS encoding winged helix-turn-helix transcriptional regulator has product MRKERAELGDLKFKQSVELTLKVIGGKWKPVILCHLTDGTMRFGELKREMPSITQKMLTQQLRELEQDGIIHRQIYHQVPPKVEYSLTEYGITVKELLDVMSAWGERHRERFPSDEAEHAPSEGG; this is encoded by the coding sequence ATGCGAAAGGAGCGGGCGGAATTGGGAGATCTGAAGTTCAAGCAGTCGGTTGAACTGACGCTGAAGGTGATCGGCGGCAAGTGGAAGCCGGTGATTCTGTGTCATCTGACCGATGGCACCATGCGGTTCGGGGAGCTGAAGCGCGAGATGCCGTCCATCACGCAGAAGATGCTGACCCAGCAGCTGCGGGAGCTGGAGCAGGACGGGATTATCCACCGGCAAATCTATCATCAGGTGCCGCCCAAAGTCGAATACTCCCTGACCGAATACGGCATAACGGTCAAAGAGCTGCTCGATGTGATGTCGGCTTGGGGAGAGCGGCACCGGGAGCGGTTTCCTTCGGACGAAGCGGAGCATGCCCCTTCCGAGGGCGGCTGA